The following are from one region of the Staphylococcus schleiferi genome:
- a CDS encoding Fur family transcriptional regulator gives MEERLNRVKQQLQQSSYKLTPQREATVRVLIENETDHLSAEDVYLKVKEKAPEIGLATVYRTLELLADLKVVDKVSFGDGVARFDLRKEGSKHFHHHLVCMECGRVDEIEEDLLPQVEERVENEFNFKILDHRLTFHGICEACQKEGKGTKAQM, from the coding sequence GTGGAGGAAAGACTTAATCGCGTGAAGCAACAGTTACAACAGTCTTCATATAAGTTAACACCACAACGTGAAGCAACGGTGCGTGTTTTAATTGAAAATGAGACTGATCATTTAAGTGCCGAAGATGTTTACTTAAAAGTAAAAGAAAAAGCACCTGAAATTGGTTTAGCCACTGTTTACCGTACACTAGAACTTTTAGCAGATTTAAAAGTCGTGGATAAGGTGAGCTTTGGTGATGGTGTTGCACGTTTTGATTTACGAAAAGAGGGCTCTAAACATTTTCATCACCATCTTGTTTGTATGGAGTGTGGTAGAGTAGATGAAATAGAAGAAGACTTATTACCACAAGTAGAAGAACGTGTTGAAAATGAATTTAATTTTAAGATTTTAGATCACAGACTTACATTTCATGGTATTTGTGAAGCGTGTCAAAAAGAGGGCAAAGGCACGAAAGCGCAAATGTAA
- a CDS encoding ECF transporter S component encodes MKQKQTRHLIIVGMLSAISVVLMFIKFPLPFLPPYLTIDFSDVPPLLATFTLGPIAGVLVELIKNLLNFFFNVSDPVGPVANFLAGTTLLLVSYWVYQSRQTTRQLIIGLIVGTLAMTVLLSVLNYFVLLPLFGMIMNLADVANNLKLIIAAGIIPFNIIKGALVSVIFILLYKRIGHILK; translated from the coding sequence ATGAAACAAAAGCAAACACGACATTTGATTATTGTGGGAATGTTAAGTGCCATATCGGTGGTCTTAATGTTTATTAAATTCCCGCTTCCATTTTTACCACCGTATTTAACGATTGATTTTAGTGATGTTCCACCTCTATTAGCTACTTTTACTTTAGGACCCATCGCTGGAGTTTTAGTTGAATTAATTAAAAATTTACTTAATTTCTTTTTCAATGTGAGCGATCCTGTTGGGCCGGTTGCCAACTTTTTAGCTGGAACAACATTATTATTAGTGAGTTATTGGGTATATCAATCACGTCAAACAACACGTCAATTAATCATTGGTCTTATCGTTGGGACATTAGCTATGACTGTATTACTAAGTGTTTTAAATTATTTCGTACTACTTCCACTGTTTGGAATGATTATGAATTTAGCCGATGTAGCGAATAATCTTAAGCTTATCATTGCAGCGGGTATCATTCCATTCAATATCATTAAAGGTGCATTAGTATCAGTCATCTTTATATTGTTATATAAACGTATTGGCCATATTCTAAAATAA
- the xerD gene encoding site-specific tyrosine recombinase XerD, with translation MEEIRDEYLRFIQIEKGLSNNTIAAYRRDLNHYLNYLNEQKITHLNFVNRQIIQEWFGFLHDEGHSAKSIARFTSTIRSFHQFALREGYTTHDPTVLIATPKYDRKLPDVLSIDEVDQLLMTPDTSKINGYRDKTMLELLYATGMRVSELIHIEVQDVNLIMGFAKVFGKGSKERIVPLGETVIDCLAHYIQEIRPQLLKHTTTHVLFLNMHGKPMSRQGVWKMIKQVGLKAGITKRLTPHTLRHSFATHLLENGADLRAVQDMLGHSDISTTQLYTHVTKNQIRKIYQDYHPRA, from the coding sequence ATGGAAGAAATTCGAGATGAATATTTAAGATTTATTCAAATAGAAAAAGGTTTGTCCAACAATACAATCGCTGCGTATCGTCGTGATCTTAACCACTATTTAAACTATTTGAATGAGCAAAAAATTACTCATTTAAATTTTGTTAATCGGCAAATCATTCAAGAGTGGTTTGGTTTTTTACATGACGAAGGACATTCAGCGAAATCCATCGCAAGATTCACTTCGACAATTCGAAGCTTTCATCAATTTGCTTTGAGAGAAGGCTATACGACGCACGATCCAACAGTCCTTATTGCGACACCCAAATATGATAGAAAGTTACCTGATGTGCTATCTATTGATGAGGTTGACCAATTATTAATGACACCTGACACTTCAAAAATTAACGGTTATCGTGATAAAACAATGCTAGAACTTTTATATGCGACTGGGATGCGTGTATCTGAACTTATTCATATAGAAGTCCAAGATGTCAATCTTATCATGGGCTTTGCAAAAGTGTTTGGTAAAGGAAGCAAAGAAAGAATTGTGCCTTTAGGTGAAACGGTCATCGATTGTTTAGCACATTATATACAAGAGATAAGACCACAATTGTTAAAACATACGACTACCCATGTTTTATTTTTAAATATGCATGGTAAGCCAATGTCAAGACAAGGCGTGTGGAAGATGATTAAGCAAGTTGGGCTTAAAGCAGGCATTACCAAAAGACTAACACCACATACATTACGTCATTCATTTGCCACACATTTATTGGAGAATGGCGCTGATTTGCGTGCGGTACAAGACATGTTAGGACATTCAGATATTTCTACAACACAATTGTATACGCATGTGACTAAAAATCAGATTCGTAAGATTTACCAAGACTATCATCCTAGAGCTTAG
- a CDS encoding DUF309 domain-containing protein: MKESDLVHFYYQFHYEQHYFLCHDILEEAWKLQSEFTKQDAVVSLILLATGCYHYRRGNYKGAHKTFNKAYQIIQSYKPNELVYLGLNIAEYKEVLKHLISATSLEIPFSPIQLPLTEEMEQQIESEFPNYCVTKHVVSTPYILHHHQLRDRTEVIAARHHALTQRKKE; the protein is encoded by the coding sequence ATGAAAGAAAGTGATTTAGTTCATTTTTATTATCAATTTCATTATGAACAGCATTATTTTTTATGCCATGATATTTTAGAGGAGGCGTGGAAACTACAATCTGAGTTTACGAAACAAGATGCGGTTGTAAGTTTAATCCTATTGGCTACAGGATGTTATCACTATCGTAGAGGTAACTATAAAGGCGCCCACAAAACCTTTAATAAAGCTTATCAAATCATTCAATCCTATAAACCGAATGAACTGGTATATTTAGGTTTAAATATTGCAGAATATAAGGAAGTATTAAAGCATTTAATAAGCGCGACTTCTCTAGAAATCCCTTTTTCTCCGATTCAACTGCCTCTGACAGAAGAAATGGAACAACAAATTGAAAGTGAGTTTCCGAATTATTGTGTAACGAAGCATGTTGTCAGTACGCCTTATATTTTACATCATCATCAACTGAGAGATCGGACAGAGGTTATCGCAGCACGTCACCACGCACTTACACAAAGAAAAAAGGAATAA
- a CDS encoding response regulator, with translation MTNEILVVDDEHRIRKLLKLYLEREGYEIAEASDGREALELATKYDYACILLDLMLPELDGLEVAMKLRETKDTPIIMLTAKGEENNRVEGFESGADDYIVKPFSPREVVLRVKALLRRTQSATAEQNEPHARDMIEFKHLTIDNDAHKVLADETPVNLTPKEYELLIFLAKTPNKVFDREQLLKEVWHYEFYGDLRTVDTHVKRLREKLNRVSADAAKMIQTVWGVGYKFEVIQSDETTQ, from the coding sequence ATGACTAATGAAATCTTAGTCGTAGATGATGAACATCGTATTAGAAAATTATTAAAATTGTACTTAGAAAGAGAAGGTTACGAGATAGCTGAAGCGAGTGATGGTCGCGAAGCATTAGAATTAGCAACGAAATACGATTATGCATGTATTTTATTAGACCTGATGTTACCTGAATTGGATGGTCTTGAAGTTGCGATGAAATTACGCGAAACGAAAGATACGCCAATTATTATGCTTACAGCAAAAGGCGAAGAAAATAATCGTGTTGAAGGTTTCGAATCCGGTGCAGATGATTATATTGTTAAACCTTTTTCACCTCGCGAAGTCGTTTTACGTGTCAAAGCACTTTTACGCCGGACACAATCAGCAACAGCTGAACAAAATGAACCTCATGCGCGTGATATGATTGAGTTTAAACATCTCACAATTGACAATGATGCGCATAAAGTTTTAGCGGATGAAACACCAGTGAATTTAACACCTAAAGAATATGAATTACTCATCTTTTTAGCTAAAACGCCAAATAAAGTTTTCGATAGAGAGCAATTATTAAAAGAAGTTTGGCACTATGAATTTTACGGTGATTTAAGAACTGTGGATACACATGTCAAACGCTTGCGTGAAAAACTGAATCGAGTTTCTGCAGATGCAGCTAAAATGATTCAAACTGTATGGGGAGTAGGCTATAAGTTTGAAGTTATTCAGTCGGATGAAACGACTCAATAA
- a CDS encoding ferredoxin — MAKYTIVDMDTCIACGACGAAAPDIYDYDDEGIAYVILDDNQGTTPVPEELYEDLEDAFEGCPTDSIKVEEESFDGDALKFE, encoded by the coding sequence TTGGCTAAATATACGATAGTTGATATGGATACTTGTATCGCTTGTGGTGCATGTGGTGCAGCGGCTCCAGATATTTATGACTACGACGATGAGGGTATCGCATATGTGATTTTAGATGACAACCAAGGTACAACACCTGTACCAGAAGAGTTGTATGAAGACCTTGAAGATGCTTTTGAAGGTTGCCCTACTGATTCTATTAAAGTTGAAGAGGAATCATTTGATGGCGATGCACTCAAATTTGAGTAG
- a CDS encoding helix-turn-helix domain-containing protein, giving the protein MKHLINYAYHHASAYKTKKSIFNIIIGKKSHQTFFDAVSLNLLSLYGCAPKLKMQTFEQIIKEETITTELKITNQVTFPCLQASFNAIQLLTQTYSYARHNQMAFQPISSQTEVHQVVKQIYQSDQIENILSQLEQELRTLYQNLEAQREKIYSHYLLTGFDEPMYTFTQISMIESIESEDLFKMFYEELVLIYLMINESSDFPILSQCALRLHVSQPVHQTAQLLNQGYNLQKIAQIEGVRENTIEDHILDLFMKNQMYNYQDFLHHFNQEFINQYNAEPYQRLKRYKERFDNMSYFEIKLAIVGIAKGELDA; this is encoded by the coding sequence ATGAAACACTTAATTAATTATGCATATCATCATGCATCAGCCTATAAAACTAAAAAAAGCATCTTTAATATTATCATAGGAAAAAAATCTCATCAAACTTTTTTTGATGCGGTCTCTTTAAATCTATTGTCTTTATATGGTTGTGCACCAAAGCTTAAGATGCAAACTTTTGAACAAATCATTAAAGAAGAAACCATAACGACTGAACTAAAAATAACGAATCAAGTTACTTTTCCATGTTTACAAGCTTCTTTTAATGCCATACAACTACTCACACAAACTTATTCTTATGCCAGACACAATCAAATGGCTTTTCAACCGATTTCGTCTCAAACTGAAGTCCATCAAGTTGTAAAGCAAATTTATCAATCTGACCAAATAGAAAACATTTTATCTCAATTAGAGCAAGAATTACGTACGCTTTATCAAAACTTAGAAGCGCAACGAGAAAAAATATATAGCCATTATTTATTAACAGGTTTTGATGAACCGATGTATACTTTTACCCAAATCAGTATGATTGAATCTATCGAGAGTGAAGATTTATTCAAAATGTTTTATGAAGAACTTGTTCTAATTTATCTAATGATAAACGAAAGTAGTGACTTTCCTATACTTTCTCAGTGTGCACTGAGACTTCACGTTTCACAACCTGTACATCAGACGGCACAATTATTAAATCAAGGTTATAACCTCCAAAAAATTGCTCAAATTGAAGGTGTGAGAGAAAATACAATCGAGGATCATATTTTAGATTTATTTATGAAAAATCAAATGTATAACTATCAAGATTTTCTACATCATTTTAATCAAGAATTTATTAATCAATACAATGCTGAACCGTATCAGCGTTTAAAACGTTATAAAGAACGATTTGATAATATGTCGTACTTTGAAATTAAACTTGCAATTGTAGGGATTGCTAAAGGAGAATTAGATGCTTAA
- a CDS encoding ATP-binding protein codes for MKRLNNVVIKLWLTILLIVTTVLILLSAALITFFQYYFTQETERSLYKSAENVSKVIENSHNRKIAIEHSEDLLENNKGLIILPDRLHINEHDVVKSKMLKEINQHALFEKVLTQNKSKLQHVMFNIDGKKHTFVLLGYPSKDSTGKASVIFIYQDLKSIDETNNIITIIILITAVVFLAITTIFAFFLSTRITHPLRQLKTQAREVARGNYDKRVPVQTKDEIGELAMTFNKMSRSIQSHIDALVTSKNIRDTLINSMVEGVLGINHHRQTIISNQLAQRMLSEMNAHDKEMFDQQIDDTFKSQSTEFREYEMNQRFYVVIMSYIHNIQTNGEGGLVVIIRDMTNEHELEQVKKDFIASVSHELRTPISLLQGYTESIVDGVVTEPDEINEFLSIVLDESKRLSRLVNELLNVAKMDAEGLNVTQEVQPMSDLIKKMAIKYRQQAYELDLHLDFQLDGEMALPWYYDFDRMEQVLTNLVDNASRYTQPGDTIAIHAKSTIDQQILIVKDTGVGIPSEHLEKVFERFYKVDAARKRGKQGTGLGLFITRMIIEAHGGHIDVDSRINEGTTFTITLPKKKA; via the coding sequence ATGAAACGACTCAATAATGTCGTTATAAAACTGTGGTTAACTATTTTATTAATAGTAACGACAGTTTTAATTTTATTAAGCGCTGCACTCATCACATTTTTCCAATATTATTTTACGCAAGAAACAGAACGCTCTCTCTATAAAAGTGCTGAAAATGTAAGTAAAGTGATTGAAAATAGTCACAATCGTAAAATAGCAATCGAACATAGTGAAGACCTATTGGAAAATAATAAAGGTCTCATTATCTTACCCGATCGCCTTCATATCAATGAGCATGATGTAGTTAAATCTAAAATGTTAAAAGAAATCAATCAACATGCATTATTTGAAAAAGTTTTAACACAAAATAAATCGAAACTTCAACATGTCATGTTTAATATTGATGGTAAAAAACATACTTTTGTATTGCTAGGGTATCCGTCGAAAGATTCAACCGGCAAAGCCTCTGTTATTTTTATTTATCAAGACTTAAAAAGCATCGATGAAACAAATAATATTATTACTATCATTATTTTAATCACAGCTGTCGTCTTTTTAGCGATTACGACCATTTTCGCATTTTTCTTATCAACACGTATTACACATCCTTTGCGTCAACTTAAAACGCAGGCAAGGGAGGTCGCGCGTGGAAATTATGATAAACGTGTACCCGTTCAAACAAAAGATGAAATTGGCGAATTGGCAATGACTTTTAACAAAATGAGTCGGAGTATCCAGAGTCATATCGATGCATTAGTCACTTCTAAAAATATTCGAGATACATTAATCAATTCAATGGTTGAAGGTGTGTTAGGGATTAATCATCATAGACAAACCATCATCTCAAATCAGCTCGCACAACGGATGTTGTCAGAAATGAACGCGCATGATAAAGAGATGTTCGATCAACAAATTGATGATACTTTTAAAAGTCAAAGTACAGAATTCAGAGAATATGAGATGAATCAACGCTTTTATGTGGTCATTATGAGTTACATTCATAATATTCAAACGAATGGTGAAGGCGGGCTTGTGGTCATTATCAGAGATATGACGAATGAACATGAGCTTGAACAAGTGAAGAAAGATTTTATTGCTAGCGTCTCTCATGAACTTAGAACGCCTATTTCATTATTACAAGGCTATACTGAGTCAATTGTTGATGGTGTGGTTACAGAACCTGATGAAATTAATGAATTTTTGTCTATCGTTTTAGATGAATCTAAACGCCTCAGTCGACTCGTTAATGAACTGTTAAACGTAGCAAAAATGGATGCTGAAGGTCTAAATGTAACGCAAGAAGTCCAGCCGATGAGTGATTTAATTAAAAAAATGGCGATTAAATACAGACAACAAGCTTATGAGCTCGATTTACATCTAGATTTTCAACTCGATGGCGAAATGGCCTTACCTTGGTATTATGACTTTGATCGTATGGAGCAAGTGCTAACTAACTTAGTTGATAATGCCTCTCGATACACACAACCAGGGGATACGATAGCTATTCATGCAAAATCAACTATAGACCAACAAATTTTAATCGTTAAAGATACAGGAGTAGGTATTCCTTCCGAACATTTAGAAAAAGTTTTTGAACGCTTTTATAAAGTTGATGCTGCTCGTAAACGCGGAAAACAAGGTACTGGACTTGGGCTATTTATCACGCGAATGATTATTGAAGCGCATGGTGGCCACATCGATGTTGACAGTCGCATCAACGAGGGAACAACCTTTACCATCACACTGCCTAAAAAGAAGGCATAA
- the scpB gene encoding SMC-Scp complex subunit ScpB — MTLNTIEALAAILYTVGEDGIDEAQLLETLAVDSDTLNTAISQLNLPGLEIHQYGNRFILTTQREAEPYIESLIINKASTKLSQAAMEVLAIIAYNQPVTRNDIELIRGVGSDGPVKTLIGKGLIEPRNNPEARGQQLYTTELFLNVFGLENLEALPTTDEEEEEIESFFSQLVNQKGES, encoded by the coding sequence ATGACACTTAATACAATAGAAGCACTTGCCGCAATTTTGTATACAGTCGGTGAAGATGGCATTGATGAAGCACAATTACTCGAAACACTAGCTGTTGATTCAGACACGTTAAACACGGCAATTTCTCAATTAAATTTACCTGGACTTGAAATCCATCAATATGGTAATCGCTTTATTTTAACAACGCAAAGAGAAGCTGAACCTTATATAGAGTCGCTGATTATTAATAAAGCATCAACAAAACTTTCACAAGCTGCCATGGAAGTCTTAGCTATCATAGCTTATAATCAACCTGTTACTAGAAATGATATAGAATTAATTAGAGGCGTCGGTTCAGATGGTCCAGTTAAGACGCTGATTGGTAAAGGTTTAATTGAACCTCGAAATAACCCTGAAGCCCGAGGTCAACAATTATATACAACTGAATTGTTTTTAAATGTGTTTGGCTTAGAAAACTTAGAAGCATTGCCTACAACTGATGAGGAAGAAGAGGAAATCGAATCCTTTTTTAGTCAGTTAGTGAATCAAAAAGGAGAATCATAA
- a CDS encoding pseudouridine synthase codes for MSKELERLQKRIANSGYTSRRKAETLIQEGKVQVNGVTVTELGTKVRPSDEVSVEGIPLELEDKLYILFYKPAQVITSVSDDRGRKVVTDYFDDLETRIYPVGRLDYDTSGLLLLTNDGAFTHLMTHPRFKIPKTYVAKIEGYILRDQVKALEKGIMLEDGLTQPAKLKVKKQNKKKNSSLVEITITEGRNRQVRRMFEHFGFNVQKLSRVSFGPLTLKGLGAGEGRVLSPHEVKSLRQLAESGTNQ; via the coding sequence ATGAGCAAAGAATTAGAAAGATTACAAAAGCGGATCGCAAATAGCGGCTATACGTCAAGACGTAAAGCAGAAACATTAATCCAAGAAGGTAAAGTACAAGTGAATGGTGTTACAGTCACTGAACTTGGAACGAAAGTCCGCCCTTCCGATGAAGTCAGTGTGGAAGGGATTCCTCTTGAACTGGAAGATAAATTATATATTCTATTTTATAAACCTGCCCAAGTCATTACGAGTGTTTCTGACGATCGTGGTCGAAAAGTGGTCACTGATTATTTCGACGATCTTGAAACGCGTATCTATCCAGTAGGGCGCTTAGATTATGATACTTCCGGTTTATTATTGTTAACGAATGATGGTGCTTTTACGCATTTAATGACACATCCTCGTTTTAAAATACCAAAAACGTATGTTGCTAAAATAGAAGGATATATTTTAAGAGATCAAGTGAAGGCATTAGAAAAAGGAATTATGCTTGAAGATGGACTCACACAACCTGCAAAACTGAAAGTCAAAAAACAAAATAAAAAGAAAAATAGTTCTTTAGTAGAAATCACAATTACAGAAGGACGTAATAGACAGGTGAGAAGAATGTTTGAACATTTTGGTTTTAACGTTCAAAAACTATCTCGCGTTTCATTTGGACCGTTAACATTAAAAGGATTAGGTGCAGGAGAAGGCAGAGTATTATCACCACATGAGGTTAAATCATTGAGACAACTCGCTGAAAGCGGTACGAATCAATAA
- a CDS encoding segregation and condensation protein A: MYEVKLDAFNGPLDLLLHLINEFEIDIYDIPMRELTEQYMQYVHAMKQLEINIASEYLLMASELLMIKSKMLLPDTPQEDLLEEDPRDELVEKLIEYQNYKAYSEMLNEQRELRAHYYTKAPTDLSHYEQSERMSPDTQIDLTELIVAYQKMKTRVALKKPTTVDIRKETYTIQQSTQHIYDQLKTSTRISFFDLFTFHESIEHVVTHFLALLEMSKNGIIQLQQVQAFQNIEISKGVNYDT, from the coding sequence ATGTATGAAGTAAAACTTGATGCCTTTAACGGGCCGCTGGATTTGTTGTTGCACTTGATCAATGAATTCGAAATTGATATCTATGATATTCCTATGCGTGAATTAACAGAGCAATATATGCAGTACGTTCATGCAATGAAGCAACTCGAAATTAATATCGCAAGTGAATATTTGTTAATGGCTTCTGAACTCTTAATGATTAAAAGTAAAATGTTATTACCTGACACACCCCAAGAGGATTTATTAGAAGAGGATCCACGTGACGAACTTGTTGAAAAATTAATTGAATATCAAAACTACAAAGCCTATTCTGAAATGTTAAACGAGCAACGCGAACTTCGTGCGCATTATTACACAAAAGCGCCGACAGATTTGTCACATTATGAGCAATCTGAGCGCATGTCACCCGATACTCAAATCGATTTAACCGAGTTAATCGTTGCATATCAAAAAATGAAAACCCGTGTTGCACTTAAGAAGCCAACAACAGTAGATATAAGAAAAGAAACGTATACGATTCAACAATCGACCCAGCACATATATGATCAGTTAAAAACATCTACTCGCATTTCGTTTTTTGACTTGTTTACATTTCATGAATCGATTGAACATGTCGTCACGCATTTCTTAGCTTTGTTAGAAATGTCCAAAAATGGCATCATTCAATTACAACAAGTTCAAGCATTTCAGAATATCGAAATCAGTAAAGGGGTTAATTATGACACTTAA
- a CDS encoding NUDIX hydrolase, producing MNFEEKTISKETIYEGKIINVEKHEVRLPNQKTAYREIVKHNGAVAICAVTPENEVILVKQYRKPLEQTLLEIPAGKLEPGEDRKEAAMRELEEETGYRTDRLDLIGEVYGTPGFADEKISIYFTDSLQKGTVHLDEDEFVEKVHFSMADVKNAVETHEIEDAKTLIAFQYLLLHYNHSK from the coding sequence ATGAATTTTGAAGAAAAAACAATATCAAAAGAAACGATTTATGAAGGCAAAATTATAAATGTAGAGAAACATGAAGTCCGCTTACCCAATCAAAAAACAGCCTATAGAGAAATCGTAAAACATAATGGTGCCGTTGCGATTTGCGCTGTAACACCAGAAAATGAAGTCATTCTAGTGAAGCAATATCGCAAACCTTTAGAACAAACATTACTAGAAATACCTGCTGGAAAGCTTGAACCTGGTGAAGATAGAAAAGAAGCGGCAATGAGAGAACTTGAAGAAGAAACAGGTTATCGAACTGACCGATTAGATTTGATTGGCGAAGTTTATGGGACACCTGGTTTTGCAGATGAAAAAATATCTATTTATTTTACGGACTCACTCCAAAAGGGCACTGTTCATTTGGATGAAGATGAGTTTGTTGAGAAAGTTCATTTTTCGATGGCCGATGTTAAAAATGCAGTAGAAACACATGAAATAGAAGATGCTAAAACACTGATTGCATTCCAATATCTATTATTACATTATAATCATTCTAAATAA
- a CDS encoding aldo/keto reductase — protein sequence MQKNTLKSGLTLSELGLGCMSLGTDESDASKIIETAIEAGITYFDTADIYDKGENEKIVGKILKKYQQNGDIVIGTKVGNHLKDNGETFWDPSKKYIKNNVKQSLKRLGLEKLDLYMLHGGTIEDPLDETISAFDELKQEGLIKAYGISSIRPNVIRYYLEHSQIETIMSQFNLIDNRPLDLLDEINQKGVKLLARGPVFKGLLTNKAEVTLNHKFKEGIFDYSFDELKQTIQSLQQINPQLTALAFEFLKSHAVLGSIIVGASTPEQLRENIQQYHSTVTNEQLQAAMDVVKRLHYAEHWEM from the coding sequence ATGCAAAAAAACACGTTGAAAAGTGGTCTGACTTTGTCAGAATTAGGATTGGGATGTATGAGTCTAGGTACAGATGAAAGTGATGCTTCTAAAATTATAGAGACAGCTATTGAAGCGGGTATTACCTATTTTGATACGGCAGATATTTACGATAAAGGTGAAAATGAAAAGATTGTTGGGAAAATATTAAAAAAATATCAACAAAACGGTGATATTGTTATTGGAACAAAAGTCGGCAATCACTTGAAAGATAACGGAGAAACTTTTTGGGACCCTTCAAAAAAATATATTAAAAATAATGTGAAACAATCTTTAAAAAGACTTGGCTTAGAAAAACTTGACCTCTACATGCTTCATGGTGGAACAATTGAAGATCCATTAGACGAAACGATTAGTGCATTTGATGAATTAAAGCAAGAAGGATTGATCAAAGCCTACGGTATTTCATCTATACGCCCTAATGTTATTCGTTACTATTTGGAACATAGCCAAATTGAAACGATCATGTCGCAATTTAATTTAATTGATAATCGCCCGCTCGATTTACTTGACGAGATTAATCAAAAAGGTGTGAAACTTTTAGCTAGAGGCCCAGTTTTTAAAGGATTGCTCACCAACAAAGCGGAAGTCACTTTAAATCATAAATTTAAAGAAGGCATTTTTGATTACAGTTTCGATGAATTGAAACAAACAATTCAGTCGCTTCAACAGATTAATCCTCAGCTTACTGCGCTTGCCTTTGAATTCTTAAAGTCTCACGCAGTATTAGGATCGATTATCGTTGGTGCGAGTACACCTGAGCAATTGCGTGAAAATATTCAACAGTATCATTCAACGGTTACTAACGAACAACTTCAAGCTGCAATGGATGTTGTCAAACGCCTTCATTATGCAGAACATTGGGAAATGTAA